One window of Alkaliphilus metalliredigens QYMF genomic DNA carries:
- a CDS encoding Rpn family recombination-promoting nuclease/putative transposase, whose product MGIIHQPHDKFFKEMFGNLALAKDFMTNYLPLELLKIVDIETLTPEKEHYIEDDLKESFSDLLFKANINGREGYLYFLFEHKSYPSKRIAIQLLHYMVRIWDDKSLKEKKEKIPMIIPMTVYHGKENWNVALRLSDLMEGYEELPEEIRKYIPEYEYLIYDLSGYTDDEVKGDVQLQIVIKILRSIFRNDEEFFKVFKEAVEVLDKLEKQEKGIEYFKTFIYYILSARKGVTLTEIYDLVKEVSVERSDEIMTIAEELLKEGMEKGMEKGMEKGKLEEKREVARNLIGLGVELDKVMKATGLSEEEINKLLN is encoded by the coding sequence TTGGGAATCATTCATCAGCCACATGATAAATTTTTCAAAGAAATGTTTGGGAATTTAGCATTAGCAAAGGATTTTATGACCAATTACTTACCATTGGAATTGCTAAAGATTGTAGATATTGAAACACTAACACCAGAAAAAGAGCACTACATTGAGGATGATTTGAAAGAAAGTTTTTCAGACTTACTATTTAAGGCAAATATAAACGGTAGAGAAGGATACTTATATTTTCTATTTGAACACAAGAGCTACCCATCCAAAAGAATTGCGATACAGCTACTTCACTATATGGTACGCATTTGGGATGACAAATCGCTTAAAGAAAAGAAAGAAAAGATTCCAATGATCATTCCAATGACAGTGTATCATGGCAAGGAAAACTGGAATGTAGCCCTAAGACTATCCGACCTTATGGAAGGTTATGAAGAGTTACCAGAAGAAATAAGAAAATATATACCAGAGTATGAATACTTAATCTATGACCTTTCAGGTTACACTGATGATGAGGTTAAGGGAGATGTACAACTACAAATTGTAATTAAGATTTTAAGATCTATTTTCAGGAATGATGAAGAATTTTTTAAGGTATTTAAAGAGGCAGTAGAAGTACTAGATAAACTGGAGAAACAAGAAAAGGGAATAGAGTATTTCAAGACATTTATTTATTATATTTTAAGTGCAAGAAAAGGGGTTACTCTAACCGAAATATATGATTTAGTGAAGGAAGTATCTGTGGAAAGGAGTGATGAGATCATGACTATTGCAGAAGAATTATTAAAAGAAGGCATGGAAAAAGGCATGGAAAAAGGCATGGAAAAAGGTAAATTGGAAGAAAAGAGAGAGGTAGCTAGAAACCTCATAGGTTTAGGTGTGGAGTTAGATAAAGTTATGAAAGCCACTGGTTTGAGTGAAGAAGAAATTAATAAGTTACTGAATTAA
- a CDS encoding helix-turn-helix transcriptional regulator: MKVKPLSLIVETGDFVNVEIYIEMPESYSNLTEQEKITILYMKDNDGKVTTKEVMKILDIKDRRGRKILKDMVDKRLINVRGQGRSTYYVLKH, encoded by the coding sequence GTGAAAGTAAAACCCTTGAGTTTAATTGTAGAAACAGGTGACTTTGTAAACGTAGAGATATATATAGAAATGCCGGAATCTTATAGCAACTTAACTGAGCAAGAGAAAATAACTATATTATATATGAAAGATAATGATGGGAAAGTGACAACGAAAGAAGTAATGAAGATTTTAGATATTAAAGATAGAAGAGGAAGAAAGATATTAAAAGATATGGTGGATAAAAGGTTGATAAATGTAAGGGGACAAGGAAGAAGTACATATTATGTTTTAAAACATTAA
- a CDS encoding YifB family Mg chelatase-like AAA ATPase, whose translation MASVVKGFSLLGVDGYVVEVETKTIDSQPMISIVGLGDTAIKEAKERLEAVLNHGDYHFPKMKIVINLAPSDLKKAGTHFDLAMAVGLLMESGQIRPKEIQKYGFIGELSLNAKLRSCVGVLPMVMAAKESGIKNIIVSKENIQEASLVQGMNIFGFSALKEVADFLEGKKEYEIPLELTPKHQEQHLYGLDFNEVQGQDAMIEYIVVAAAGGHNLLMIGAPGCGKSMIAKRIPTVLPSMMEAESLEVTKIYSVAGLLRKRGYLIEDRPFRAPHHNASTNSLIGGGNNALPGEISLSHNGVLFLDEIAEFNKKTLEALRQPMEDRRVTISRVRYTNTYPANFMLVAAMNPCPCGHYGSDRCQCSDYEVIKYRQKISGPILDRMDIQKYVQPVDFLQLSEHTSGRSSAELRERVEFARDIQKTRYASMEAINCNAQMTPSLIKEYCELEADGTKLLRLAYDRFQYSARTFHKFLKVGRTFADMEGSEKIRKKDIAAALMARDLDKEQAGMLVL comes from the coding sequence ATGGCGTCGGTAGTTAAGGGCTTTTCTTTATTAGGTGTAGATGGGTATGTGGTGGAAGTGGAAACAAAGACCATTGATTCACAGCCAATGATATCCATTGTGGGATTGGGCGATACGGCCATCAAAGAGGCCAAGGAGCGTTTAGAGGCAGTACTAAACCATGGGGATTATCATTTTCCTAAAATGAAAATTGTGATTAATCTAGCTCCCAGTGATCTAAAAAAAGCCGGCACACATTTCGACCTAGCCATGGCTGTCGGACTTTTAATGGAATCGGGGCAGATCAGACCCAAGGAAATACAAAAATATGGATTTATTGGAGAGCTATCCTTAAATGCCAAACTAAGATCCTGTGTTGGGGTGTTGCCTATGGTGATGGCTGCTAAGGAATCGGGAATAAAAAATATCATTGTATCTAAGGAGAATATTCAAGAGGCCTCCTTAGTACAAGGAATGAATATATTTGGGTTTTCAGCCTTAAAGGAAGTTGCAGATTTTTTGGAGGGTAAAAAGGAATATGAAATTCCCCTGGAATTAACCCCTAAGCATCAGGAACAGCATCTTTATGGATTGGATTTCAATGAAGTACAAGGTCAGGATGCCATGATTGAATACATTGTGGTGGCGGCAGCTGGTGGGCATAACTTGTTGATGATTGGCGCTCCAGGCTGCGGAAAGTCCATGATTGCCAAAAGAATCCCCACGGTTTTACCTAGTATGATGGAGGCAGAATCACTAGAGGTGACTAAGATTTATAGTGTGGCGGGGTTATTGAGGAAACGGGGATATCTCATTGAAGACAGACCCTTCAGAGCCCCTCATCATAATGCTTCTACAAACTCTCTAATCGGTGGAGGAAATAACGCATTACCGGGGGAAATTTCTTTGTCCCATAATGGAGTTCTCTTTTTAGATGAAATTGCTGAATTCAACAAAAAAACATTGGAGGCCTTACGGCAACCCATGGAGGATAGAAGGGTCACTATTTCAAGGGTGCGGTATACCAATACGTATCCAGCTAACTTTATGCTGGTGGCGGCCATGAATCCTTGTCCCTGTGGTCATTATGGCAGTGACCGATGCCAATGTAGTGATTATGAAGTCATTAAATATAGACAAAAGATTTCTGGACCCATCCTAGATCGAATGGATATCCAGAAGTATGTGCAACCAGTGGATTTTTTACAGCTCTCTGAGCACACGTCGGGAAGGAGCTCTGCAGAACTTCGTGAAAGGGTAGAGTTTGCCCGGGACATTCAAAAGACCAGATATGCTTCAATGGAAGCAATTAACTGTAATGCCCAGATGACCCCTTCATTAATTAAGGAGTACTGTGAATTGGAGGCGGATGGCACAAAGCTATTGCGCTTAGCCTATGATCGATTTCAATATAGTGCCAGAACTTTTCATAAGTTTTTAAAGGTAGGGAGAACATTTGCAGACATGGAAGGGTCTGAGAAAATTAGAAAAAAAGACATTGCAGCGGCATTGATGGCCCGGGATCTTGATAAGGAACAGGCAGGAATGTTGGTGTTATAG
- the dprA gene encoding DNA-processing protein DprA gives MLYWIWLSEVKGIGPVMQKRLLAYLQSPKAIYTASSEELMNVPGIGCHLAEEITTSSLKRAQEILGMCNGLNIQLLTFHDERYPSRAKEYPLCPILLYYRGHLVENSIGVGIVGARRCSSYGKEIAKQAGQYLAQNNIPVISGMAKGIDGYAHISCLKAGGYTLAFLGSGVDICYPKEHDELMARIMESGAVLSQYPPETKPKPQYFPKRNALISAWSEKILVVEAGAKSGALITAQYTKQLKREVLAVPNQIYSQMGKGTNQLIKEGATIYLGPEQLINTEPVMNVEAKIIGDNGLKPVKGNKKRKAMEAMKIASPQVNTPTEQRVIDALFGTPKTMAQIVEETKLQQLVLLEVMTILELEGKISSLPGGKWVKEVI, from the coding sequence ATGCTGTATTGGATTTGGCTGAGTGAAGTGAAGGGAATCGGTCCCGTTATGCAAAAGCGATTATTGGCATACTTACAATCCCCTAAAGCTATTTATACTGCATCCAGTGAGGAACTCATGAATGTGCCGGGGATCGGATGCCATTTAGCCGAGGAAATTACTACTTCATCCTTGAAAAGAGCCCAGGAAATCCTTGGAATGTGCAATGGATTGAACATCCAACTCTTAACATTTCACGATGAACGATACCCATCAAGGGCTAAGGAGTACCCCCTATGTCCTATTTTATTATACTATAGAGGTCATCTAGTAGAAAATAGCATTGGTGTGGGCATTGTAGGGGCCAGAAGGTGTTCTTCCTATGGAAAAGAAATTGCTAAGCAAGCGGGGCAATATTTAGCGCAAAATAACATCCCTGTCATCAGTGGCATGGCCAAGGGAATAGATGGTTATGCCCATATTTCATGCTTAAAGGCTGGGGGTTATACATTGGCTTTCTTAGGCAGTGGGGTGGATATTTGTTACCCAAAGGAGCATGATGAATTAATGGCAAGGATCATGGAAAGCGGTGCCGTGCTTTCTCAGTATCCCCCGGAAACAAAACCAAAGCCTCAGTATTTTCCCAAAAGAAATGCCTTGATTAGTGCCTGGTCAGAAAAAATATTGGTGGTAGAGGCGGGTGCTAAAAGTGGGGCCTTAATCACAGCACAATATACTAAGCAGCTTAAAAGAGAAGTGTTAGCCGTTCCCAATCAAATTTATAGTCAAATGGGAAAGGGAACAAATCAATTAATCAAAGAAGGGGCAACAATATACTTAGGACCAGAACAACTCATAAACACGGAACCAGTCATGAATGTAGAAGCAAAAATCATAGGGGATAATGGACTAAAACCTGTCAAAGGAAACAAAAAGAGAAAAGCCATGGAAGCTATGAAAATTGCCAGCCCACAAGTGAATACACCAACAGAGCAACGGGTGATAGATGCACTATTTGGGACCCCCAAAACCATGGCTCAAATAGTAGAAGAAACTAAGTTACAGCAGTTAGTATTACTGGAGGTCATGACAATACTAGAGCTAGAGGGAAAAATTAGTTCATTACCAGGAGGGAAATGGGTTAAGGAGGTGATATAA
- a CDS encoding RNA-binding domain-containing protein — translation MKIEKLKEIISGGENITVEFKESKNKLNKDVYESVCAFLNRYGGHLFLGVKDNGDITGVDKDSVEQLKKNFVTSLNNPQMLNPTFYLNIEDVEVEGNVILYINIPESSQVHRCKGKIFDRNEDGDFNITDNTTLVSKLYMRKQSTYTENKIFPYAEMEELESEVFTKVRKLAANQKANHPWTSMDDLEILKSVGLYLRDPNTGKQGITLGGILIFGKEESIHAALPHHRTDAILRRENLDRYDDRDDIRVNLIRSYERLMQFIAKHLNDKFYLEGDQRVSLRDKIFREAISNLLIHREFSNPFPAKLVIEMNRVYIENSNKPHGNGIIDPENFSPYPKNPTIAKFFKEIGWVDELGSGVRNIYKYNKIYSGADPEFIEGDIFKTIIPFKPLASTHVNMDSSTHVSTHVSTHVNNTNEDEKIKALLEFCQEPRSRSEIQDFLRLKSRKHTLSKFINPLVRGGLLKLTIPDKPRSPKQKYYCENRWKEQRTQGARHLTY, via the coding sequence ATGAAGATAGAAAAATTAAAAGAGATAATAAGTGGTGGTGAAAACATCACTGTAGAGTTTAAAGAAAGTAAAAATAAGCTTAATAAGGATGTATATGAATCGGTCTGTGCATTTTTAAACCGTTACGGGGGTCATCTTTTCCTAGGAGTTAAAGATAACGGTGATATTACCGGTGTTGATAAAGATTCGGTGGAGCAGCTCAAGAAAAACTTTGTGACATCTTTAAATAACCCTCAAATGCTTAATCCAACCTTTTATTTAAACATTGAAGATGTTGAAGTTGAGGGGAACGTAATTTTGTACATAAACATACCAGAAAGTTCACAGGTGCATCGTTGTAAAGGAAAGATTTTTGATAGAAATGAAGATGGAGACTTTAATATAACTGATAACACAACCTTAGTTTCAAAGCTGTACATGAGAAAACAAAGCACTTACACAGAGAATAAGATTTTTCCCTATGCTGAAATGGAAGAACTGGAATCAGAGGTATTCACAAAGGTTAGAAAGCTAGCAGCAAATCAGAAAGCGAATCATCCCTGGACCTCAATGGATGACTTGGAAATTCTCAAGAGCGTCGGACTATACTTAAGAGATCCCAATACTGGGAAGCAGGGCATTACATTAGGAGGCATCTTGATTTTTGGTAAAGAAGAATCGATTCATGCAGCTCTCCCACATCATAGAACAGATGCCATTTTACGCAGAGAAAACTTGGACCGTTATGATGATCGAGATGACATTCGAGTAAATCTTATAAGAAGCTATGAAAGGTTAATGCAGTTCATAGCAAAACATCTAAATGATAAGTTTTACTTGGAAGGTGACCAACGGGTGAGTTTAAGAGATAAGATATTTAGAGAAGCGATTTCCAACCTATTAATCCATAGAGAATTCTCAAATCCATTCCCGGCGAAATTGGTAATCGAAATGAATCGAGTATACATTGAAAATAGCAACAAACCTCATGGAAATGGGATCATTGATCCGGAGAACTTTTCTCCTTATCCCAAGAACCCGACGATAGCAAAGTTTTTTAAGGAGATAGGATGGGTTGACGAGCTTGGTTCAGGAGTAAGAAACATTTATAAATACAATAAGATTTACTCAGGAGCGGATCCGGAATTTATTGAGGGAGATATATTTAAAACTATTATTCCTTTTAAACCTCTAGCAAGTACCCACGTTAACATGGATAGTAGTACCCATGTTAGTACCCATGTTAGTACCCATGTTAATAATACAAATGAGGATGAAAAGATAAAAGCCTTACTAGAATTTTGCCAAGAGCCAAGATCAAGAAGCGAAATTCAGGATTTTCTTAGACTTAAGAGTAGAAAGCATACTTTATCAAAGTTTATAAATCCACTAGTAAGGGGTGGATTATTAAAACTAACTATACCTGATAAACCTAGAAGTCCAAAACAAAAATATTACTGTGAAAATAGATGGAAAGAACAACGAACCCAGGGTGCCAGGCACTTAACCTATTGA
- a CDS encoding LCP family protein has product MKALFQQTKEKGKFSDVLPLYFKMQSKIFTNLEIDQTGALLLFLKSVQSENIELFTLRGEGMIIDGIYYIDIDEDYMKEIFR; this is encoded by the coding sequence ATGAAGGCCTTATTCCAGCAAACGAAGGAGAAAGGTAAGTTCTCTGATGTGCTACCTTTATATTTTAAAATGCAAAGCAAGATATTTACCAACCTAGAGATAGATCAGACGGGTGCGCTACTGTTATTCTTAAAGAGCGTACAGTCAGAGAATATCGAATTATTTACCCTTCGAGGAGAAGGTATGATTATAGATGGTATCTATTATATAGATATTGATGAAGACTATATGAAAGAAATTTTTCGATAA
- a CDS encoding AAA domain-containing protein: MNYKTEAITKYLRSAVAAQANMGIDFKKDEFHIIDKEDLIQGKIGLEVCQSIFAEASKSAFENENESNEKSFIKVIICAKAIKTIFEANEKTQDEIDELTGIFYIPVILDQQGMLSYNQIDKKIPWFPREYLHPMVEPKLAIGNAETVDDYISNHVDQIEKIKSWSDYTAFFKTFYESIAESKFEEKTIRNMEDQASALELENNMYVFIDKTVHSTFHIMRLYNHLMKEDQPKPLYDNFISTEIANINPLVENDIARMQVHSGQMGGEYSLSPSQREAVNHFNCMEDGEILAVNGPPGTGKTTLLQSIVADMYVKRALNQEKAPLVVASSTNNQAVTNIIASFGNIKKMGISNLEERWIEGVDSFAAYFPSGSKIKEAKSQGYQYTNQKGEFFFSDVEDKGNIEKSEGKLIESCNEYFKTQYKDINACKNRLHEELLFFEKSKNTLLSLAQEAAQYDLNGQTLDQYLIGLQDEMKVKQEVVSTIGQRVKDWEDCYNRMPFFCKLLKFIKPFSRKIQTAFRLFMNNEEQGFINEYMSLDEIKEKYSQQYAVYNKGTYDLRKKKDSVEKIKSRYDKELKELERHHIFFYEKEEEKYRLEMDFINDVLDKKIRYITFWLAVHYYECRWVSGEDKLSKKQKGRNFKNVLDQFYSRLSMITPCLVMTFYMLPRQFLAYGDQKNFFLYNYIDLLIVDEAGQVSPEIAAGAFSLAKKAIVVGDIYQIEPIWAINPGLDKALAWSHGVVESLGEFELLEKAGLNTSRSSVMKVAAKCCKYEKFDERGLFLREHRRCYDEIINYSNKLVYKGNLQPMRGKGSQDQKLAIKEWPQMGFRQVDTDVSYRKGNSRCNQREAEKIVAWLKGNVNLIEEVYSQEPVENLVGVITPFRAQVGCIKKELKKQMPRYATKISIGTVHTFQGAERRIIILSTVYGRHDGCFFIDENESLMNVAVSRAKDNFFVFGDINCLKDTQNSASGLLKKAIGSNAVPTVATQ; this comes from the coding sequence ATGAATTACAAAACAGAAGCGATAACCAAATATTTAAGGAGTGCTGTGGCGGCCCAAGCGAATATGGGAATTGATTTTAAGAAAGATGAATTTCATATCATTGACAAAGAAGATTTAATCCAAGGGAAAATAGGGCTAGAGGTATGTCAAAGTATTTTTGCAGAGGCCAGCAAAAGTGCCTTTGAGAATGAGAATGAATCAAATGAAAAATCCTTTATAAAAGTCATTATTTGTGCCAAAGCAATAAAAACAATCTTCGAAGCTAATGAAAAAACACAGGATGAAATAGACGAATTAACGGGGATCTTCTATATACCGGTAATTTTGGACCAGCAGGGAATGCTCTCTTATAATCAAATTGACAAAAAGATTCCTTGGTTTCCAAGGGAATATCTACATCCTATGGTTGAACCTAAGCTAGCAATAGGGAATGCCGAGACAGTGGATGATTATATCAGCAATCATGTAGACCAAATCGAAAAAATAAAATCTTGGTCTGATTATACTGCCTTTTTCAAGACATTTTATGAGTCTATAGCGGAATCGAAGTTTGAGGAGAAGACCATCAGAAATATGGAGGACCAAGCGTCTGCCCTTGAGTTAGAAAATAATATGTATGTTTTCATAGATAAAACGGTTCATTCTACCTTCCACATTATGAGGTTGTACAATCATTTAATGAAGGAGGATCAGCCGAAGCCCCTTTATGATAATTTCATATCCACGGAAATAGCCAATATCAATCCCCTTGTAGAAAATGACATAGCTAGGATGCAAGTCCATTCGGGTCAGATGGGTGGAGAATATTCTTTATCCCCTTCACAAAGGGAAGCAGTCAACCACTTCAACTGTATGGAGGATGGGGAGATTTTGGCGGTGAATGGACCCCCGGGCACAGGCAAAACTACTCTGCTGCAATCCATTGTTGCAGATATGTATGTTAAAAGAGCGTTGAACCAGGAAAAGGCGCCGTTGGTTGTAGCTTCTTCAACCAACAATCAAGCAGTAACCAATATCATTGCTTCCTTTGGAAACATCAAAAAAATGGGAATATCCAATCTGGAAGAAAGATGGATCGAAGGCGTCGATAGCTTTGCTGCCTATTTCCCATCGGGGTCAAAAATAAAAGAAGCAAAGAGTCAAGGCTATCAATATACCAATCAAAAAGGGGAGTTCTTTTTTTCCGATGTTGAGGATAAAGGAAATATAGAAAAGTCTGAAGGGAAGCTAATAGAAAGCTGTAATGAATATTTTAAAACCCAATACAAAGATATTAATGCCTGCAAGAATAGGTTACATGAGGAATTGTTATTTTTCGAAAAGAGCAAAAATACTTTGTTGTCATTGGCTCAGGAAGCTGCTCAATATGATTTGAACGGACAGACATTAGATCAATATCTTATTGGTTTACAAGATGAAATGAAAGTGAAACAGGAAGTGGTTTCTACTATTGGTCAAAGAGTCAAGGATTGGGAGGACTGCTACAACCGTATGCCGTTTTTCTGTAAGCTGTTGAAGTTTATCAAGCCATTTTCTCGAAAAATTCAAACAGCATTCAGATTGTTTATGAATAATGAAGAGCAAGGTTTTATTAATGAATATATGAGCCTTGATGAAATTAAAGAAAAATATAGCCAGCAATATGCTGTGTATAATAAAGGAACTTATGATCTGAGGAAGAAAAAAGATTCAGTAGAAAAAATCAAAAGTCGATATGATAAGGAACTGAAGGAGCTAGAACGGCATCATATCTTTTTTTATGAAAAGGAAGAAGAAAAATATAGGCTTGAGATGGACTTTATCAATGATGTATTGGATAAAAAAATCAGATATATAACATTTTGGTTGGCGGTTCATTATTATGAGTGCAGATGGGTCAGCGGTGAGGACAAACTGTCGAAGAAGCAGAAGGGAAGAAATTTTAAAAATGTTTTAGACCAGTTTTACAGTAGGCTTAGTATGATTACACCATGCCTGGTGATGACATTTTACATGCTGCCTAGGCAGTTTTTAGCATATGGAGATCAAAAAAACTTTTTTCTCTACAACTACATTGACTTACTCATTGTTGATGAGGCGGGACAGGTATCTCCTGAAATTGCTGCCGGTGCCTTTTCCCTTGCTAAAAAAGCCATTGTCGTGGGGGATATTTATCAGATCGAGCCAATATGGGCTATCAACCCAGGTCTGGACAAGGCGTTGGCATGGTCCCATGGTGTCGTCGAATCTTTGGGTGAGTTTGAATTGTTAGAAAAAGCAGGGTTAAATACTTCCAGATCAAGCGTGATGAAAGTTGCTGCTAAATGCTGCAAATATGAAAAATTCGATGAAAGAGGCTTATTCCTAAGGGAGCATCGTCGTTGCTATGATGAAATTATTAACTACAGCAATAAATTGGTGTATAAAGGAAATCTCCAGCCTATGAGGGGAAAGGGCAGTCAGGATCAAAAACTTGCCATCAAGGAATGGCCTCAAATGGGATTTAGACAGGTGGACACAGATGTTTCCTACCGGAAGGGCAACAGTCGATGCAATCAAAGGGAAGCTGAAAAAATTGTAGCCTGGTTAAAGGGAAATGTAAACTTGATTGAAGAAGTCTATTCACAAGAACCGGTGGAAAACCTAGTAGGGGTGATTACTCCCTTTAGGGCACAGGTTGGCTGCATCAAGAAGGAGTTAAAAAAGCAGATGCCAAGATATGCTACTAAAATTAGTATCGGCACAGTACATACCTTTCAAGGGGCAGAAAGAAGGATCATTATATTGTCTACGGTGTATGGAAGGCATGATGGATGCTTTTTTATTGATGAAAATGAAAGTTTGATGAATGTGGCAGTTTCACGGGCAAAGGATAATTTTTTTGTATTTGGAGACATCAATTGCTTGAAGGATACCCAAAATAGTGCAAGTGGATTGCTTAAAAAAGCGATTGGTTCAAATGCCGTGCCTACGGTAGCAACCCAGTAG
- a CDS encoding sigma-54-dependent Fis family transcriptional regulator — protein sequence MKKDILFISPFEDLYKIAKKLIKFQGFEEIDVQMGDLEEGAKKARVAVNNGTRVIISRGGTYNAILKEVDVPVVEVGITAFDILKSFKLIQQIKEPLAIIGYHNVIKGYDIIEDLFVDMDVTKIILDNTKSVEGQIKECVNKGVKVVVGDTVVNRIAPQYGCKSILIESGEEAVLSAMNEAIRVLKAAQVESDRMQRFMAVIDYTSDGVIATDKDGRVTVFNRNAEVILGTTKEKAKGQLISQIFKYDQISKLIESPSIKVDSIYDLGSTKLALNHVPIFVDGDDTGSIITFQDISKIQSLEKKIRLELSKKGFVAKYNFQDIVHQSSLMQKCIKRARTYGGYDSSVLITGPSGVGKEIFAQSIHNISKRKTGPFVPINCAALPANLIESELFGYVEGAFTGAKKGGKPGIFEMAHKGTIFLDEISELPLDLQARLLRVIQEREVMRVGDNKVIPVDVRIICATNRDLKEMVIEGDFRRDLLFRINILSLNIPSLNERREDIELLIEYFISLFCDEYKKGSMKISSDTLGYLERHHYDGNVRELQGMIERAVITCTGDEIKLDDIIESDAYNVDQIISNHSNIFDEEYSLKELEDKYIKYISNKYSDSKQEICHILGIDRSTLWRKKKKK from the coding sequence ATGAAAAAAGATATACTATTTATATCTCCCTTTGAGGATCTTTATAAGATTGCTAAAAAACTAATTAAATTTCAGGGGTTTGAAGAAATTGATGTACAGATGGGGGACCTTGAAGAAGGGGCTAAAAAGGCAAGGGTAGCAGTGAACAATGGAACCAGGGTGATAATCTCTCGAGGCGGAACATACAATGCAATATTAAAGGAAGTAGATGTGCCCGTTGTTGAGGTGGGCATCACAGCCTTTGATATTCTTAAAAGCTTTAAGCTCATACAACAAATCAAAGAACCTTTAGCCATTATTGGGTATCACAATGTGATTAAGGGCTATGATATAATTGAAGATCTTTTTGTAGACATGGATGTAACCAAAATAATCTTAGATAATACTAAGTCTGTGGAGGGGCAGATAAAGGAATGCGTGAATAAAGGCGTGAAGGTTGTAGTGGGAGACACTGTTGTCAATCGTATCGCTCCACAGTATGGATGTAAAAGTATACTGATCGAGTCAGGAGAAGAGGCGGTTTTAAGTGCCATGAACGAGGCCATACGAGTCCTTAAGGCGGCCCAGGTGGAAAGTGACCGGATGCAACGTTTTATGGCAGTAATTGACTATACCAGTGATGGCGTCATTGCCACAGATAAGGATGGAAGGGTTACTGTTTTTAATCGAAATGCAGAAGTCATACTAGGGACAACCAAGGAAAAGGCCAAGGGGCAGTTAATTTCTCAGATCTTTAAATATGATCAAATCAGTAAGCTAATTGAATCTCCATCAATAAAGGTTGACTCAATCTATGACTTAGGAAGCACGAAACTAGCACTTAACCATGTACCTATATTTGTGGATGGAGATGATACCGGCAGTATTATCACTTTTCAAGATATATCAAAAATTCAAAGCCTAGAAAAAAAGATTCGTCTAGAGTTGAGCAAAAAGGGATTTGTTGCAAAGTACAATTTCCAGGATATTGTTCATCAAAGCAGTCTAATGCAAAAATGTATAAAAAGAGCCCGTACTTATGGTGGCTACGATTCATCGGTTCTCATTACCGGCCCTAGTGGTGTAGGTAAAGAAATTTTTGCGCAATCCATTCATAATATAAGTAAAAGGAAAACGGGACCCTTTGTACCGATAAACTGTGCAGCCCTGCCTGCCAACTTAATTGAAAGTGAATTATTTGGATATGTGGAGGGGGCCTTTACAGGTGCTAAAAAGGGTGGCAAACCAGGCATATTTGAAATGGCACATAAGGGAACTATTTTTTTAGATGAAATCAGTGAGTTACCCCTGGATCTTCAGGCAAGGCTACTACGCGTTATACAGGAAAGAGAAGTTATGCGCGTAGGGGATAATAAGGTAATTCCCGTTGATGTAAGAATCATTTGTGCAACAAACAGAGACCTAAAAGAAATGGTGATAGAGGGAGACTTTAGGCGAGACCTTCTGTTTAGAATTAACATTTTATCATTAAATATCCCAAGTCTTAATGAACGTAGAGAGGATATTGAATTACTAATAGAATACTTTATTAGCTTATTTTGTGATGAATATAAAAAGGGTTCAATGAAAATTTCATCGGATACCCTAGGGTATTTAGAAAGACATCATTATGATGGCAATGTAAGGGAGCTTCAAGGGATGATTGAGCGAGCAGTCATTACATGCACTGGGGATGAGATTAAATTAGACGATATAATAGAATCTGACGCCTATAATGTAGATCAAATCATAAGCAATCATTCCAATATCTTTGATGAGGAGTATTCTCTAAAGGAGTTAGAAGATAAATATATAAAATACATCTCCAATAAATATAGTGATTCAAAGCAAGAAATATGTCATATTTTAGGAATCGATCGAAGTACCCTATGGAGAAAAAAGAAAAAGAAATGA